A single region of the Archangium lipolyticum genome encodes:
- a CDS encoding AMP-dependent synthetase/ligase, whose amino-acid sequence MASPKFETLVDIFLQSTAHYGPRNLFGEKKNGQWTWMTYIQFGQMVDDLRGGLSQLGVTHGDRVAVISNNRHEWAVGAYACYTLGAAYVPMYEQQQEKEWLYILNDCGAKVVFVATDAIAAKVKALQPQLPKLEHIIRFTGTSHETDSFACLLRRGTETPSPVVQPKPTDLCGLIYTSGTTGNPKGVMLSHSNIARNVAAIHEVFPMSEADCSLSFLPWAHVFGQSVELHGLFSMGAAMGIAEAVDKIIDNLSEVKPTLLFSVPRIFNRIYDGLQKRMASESPIKRMLFTRGLEVARQRRELADRKDNSLLVDVQHTFFDKVVFSKVRARFGGRLKYAFSGGAAISREVAEFIDNLGITVYEGYGLTETSPIATANFPGNRKIGSVGKAIPGTRVEIDRSETGDPKQGEIVVHGHNVMLGYYNLPDENAKAFTGDGGYRTGDMGYLDDDGYLWITGRIKEQYKLENGKYVVPVPIEQALQLSPFITNVMVHGQNKPFNVAIIVPDMEALKKWAAEKGLDITSIPELLKREEVQQLYREQILEYTKSIKGYEKPQRFLLISEDFTTANDMLTASLKLKRRSVLKKYDEAVEELYREAEKSGEPRAA is encoded by the coding sequence ATGGCGAGCCCCAAGTTCGAGACGCTGGTCGACATCTTCCTGCAGAGCACTGCCCACTACGGCCCTCGCAACCTGTTTGGCGAGAAGAAGAACGGCCAATGGACGTGGATGACGTACATCCAGTTCGGTCAGATGGTGGATGACCTGCGCGGGGGCCTGTCACAGCTCGGCGTGACGCACGGAGACCGTGTGGCCGTCATCTCCAACAACCGCCACGAGTGGGCGGTGGGTGCATATGCCTGTTACACGCTGGGAGCTGCCTACGTCCCCATGTACGAGCAGCAGCAGGAGAAGGAGTGGCTGTACATCCTCAATGACTGTGGCGCCAAGGTGGTGTTCGTCGCCACGGATGCCATCGCCGCCAAGGTGAAGGCACTTCAGCCGCAGCTACCCAAGCTCGAGCACATCATCCGCTTCACCGGCACCTCGCACGAGACGGACAGCTTCGCCTGTCTGCTGCGCCGGGGCACGGAGACGCCCAGCCCCGTCGTGCAGCCCAAGCCCACGGACCTGTGTGGCCTCATCTACACCTCGGGCACCACCGGCAACCCCAAGGGCGTGATGCTCAGCCACTCCAACATCGCGCGCAACGTGGCCGCCATCCACGAAGTCTTCCCCATGTCCGAGGCGGACTGCTCCCTGTCCTTCCTCCCGTGGGCGCACGTCTTCGGCCAGTCGGTGGAGCTGCACGGCCTGTTCTCCATGGGCGCCGCCATGGGCATCGCCGAGGCGGTGGACAAGATCATCGACAACCTGAGCGAGGTGAAGCCCACGCTGCTCTTCTCGGTGCCGCGCATCTTCAACCGCATCTATGACGGGCTGCAGAAGCGCATGGCCTCGGAGTCGCCCATCAAGCGCATGCTCTTCACCCGCGGCCTGGAGGTGGCCAGGCAGCGCCGCGAGCTGGCGGACCGCAAGGACAACAGCCTGCTGGTGGACGTGCAGCACACCTTCTTCGACAAGGTCGTCTTCTCCAAGGTGCGCGCCCGGTTCGGCGGCCGGCTGAAGTATGCCTTCAGCGGTGGCGCGGCCATCTCGCGCGAGGTGGCGGAGTTCATCGACAACCTTGGCATCACCGTCTACGAGGGCTACGGCCTCACCGAGACGTCCCCCATCGCCACGGCCAACTTCCCCGGCAACCGGAAGATCGGCTCGGTGGGCAAGGCCATCCCCGGCACGCGCGTGGAGATCGACCGTAGCGAGACGGGCGACCCGAAGCAGGGGGAGATCGTCGTCCACGGCCACAACGTGATGCTGGGCTACTACAACCTGCCCGACGAGAACGCGAAGGCCTTCACGGGCGACGGTGGCTACAGGACCGGCGACATGGGCTACCTGGATGACGACGGGTACCTGTGGATCACCGGCCGCATCAAGGAGCAGTACAAGCTGGAGAACGGCAAGTACGTGGTGCCGGTGCCCATCGAGCAGGCGCTGCAGCTCTCGCCCTTCATCACGAACGTGATGGTGCACGGGCAGAACAAGCCCTTCAACGTGGCCATCATCGTCCCGGACATGGAGGCGCTGAAGAAGTGGGCGGCCGAGAAGGGACTGGACATCACCTCCATCCCCGAGCTGCTCAAGCGCGAGGAGGTGCAGCAGCTCTACCGGGAGCAGATCCTTGAGTACACCAAGAGCATCAAGGGGTACGAGAAGCCGCAGCGTTTCCTGCTCATCAGCGAGGACTTCACCACGGCCAATGACATGCTGACGGCGTCGCTGAAGCTCAAGCGGCGCAGCGTGCTCAAGAAGTACGACGAGGCCGTGGAGGAGCTGTACCGCGAGGCGGAGAAGAGCGGCGAGCCCCGAGCGGCCTGA
- a CDS encoding cytochrome d ubiquinol oxidase subunit II, which yields MSTELWLLGGALVGSFVLYALFGGADFGGGVWDLLASGPRKAEQRALIARALGPVWEVNHVWLIIGVVILFGVFPRAFAVLSVALHVPLTLLLLGIVFRGTAFTFRTYDARGDKVQRRWGLVFSVASVLAPLLLGMCVGAMVSGDIQVEGLAVVSGFLSAWLSPFALAVGVLALCLFAFLAAVYLTAETREPALQEDFRRRALGAGVAVFLAAFGVLLLARGGAPRVWSGLTGSPFALGLHAATAVAAVLAFGLLLTRHFWPARVAAAAQVGLIVSGWAVSQYPYLVVPDVTLQGAAANVATQRALLVALAVGGALIFPSLFFLLRVFQSPRPPFSTPGAGGKAARPMQ from the coding sequence ATGTCCACTGAGCTGTGGTTGCTGGGCGGAGCGCTGGTGGGCAGCTTCGTCCTCTACGCGCTCTTCGGAGGCGCGGACTTCGGCGGCGGGGTGTGGGACCTGCTGGCCTCGGGGCCCCGGAAGGCGGAACAGCGGGCGCTCATCGCCAGGGCACTCGGGCCGGTGTGGGAGGTGAACCACGTCTGGCTCATCATCGGCGTGGTCATCCTCTTCGGCGTCTTCCCGAGGGCCTTCGCGGTGCTGTCGGTGGCGCTGCACGTGCCGCTGACGCTGCTGCTGCTGGGCATCGTCTTCCGGGGTACGGCCTTCACCTTCCGCACCTACGACGCGCGGGGGGACAAGGTGCAGCGGCGCTGGGGGCTCGTCTTCAGCGTGGCGAGCGTGCTGGCGCCCCTGCTACTGGGGATGTGCGTGGGCGCGATGGTGAGCGGAGACATCCAGGTGGAGGGGCTCGCCGTGGTGAGCGGCTTCCTCTCCGCGTGGCTGTCGCCCTTCGCGCTGGCGGTGGGCGTGCTGGCGCTGTGCCTCTTCGCCTTCCTGGCGGCGGTGTACCTCACGGCGGAGACGCGCGAGCCCGCGCTCCAGGAGGACTTCCGGCGGCGGGCGCTGGGCGCGGGCGTGGCGGTGTTCCTCGCGGCCTTCGGCGTGCTGCTGCTGGCGCGGGGTGGGGCACCCCGGGTGTGGTCGGGGCTGACGGGCTCTCCCTTCGCGTTGGGGCTGCACGCGGCCACGGCGGTGGCGGCGGTGCTGGCCTTCGGACTGTTGCTCACCCGACACTTCTGGCCGGCGCGCGTGGCGGCGGCGGCACAGGTGGGCCTCATCGTCTCGGGGTGGGCGGTCTCCCAGTACCCCTACCTCGTGGTGCCGGACGTCACCCTCCAGGGCGCGGCGGCGAACGTGGCCACCCAGCGGGCCCTCCTGGTGGCGCTCGCGGTGGGGGGAGCCCTCATCTTCCCGTCCCTCTTCTTCCTGCTGCGGGTGTTCCAGTCACCCCGCCCACCATTTTCCACCCCGGGTGCGGGCGGAAAGGCGGCCAGACCCATGCAGTAG
- a CDS encoding cytochrome ubiquinol oxidase subunit I, translating into MDLLYARAQMGLSLAFHIIFAAAGIALPLLMVLSDVKARRTGDADYVELSKKLAKGTAILFAVGAVSGTVLSFELGLLWPAFMGTYGEVIGLPFALEGTAFFTEAVFLGIYLYGRERIPAGLHLFSGVMVAVSGAASAFFVTLVNAFMNHPAGFTPTAGGPVNVDPVAAMFSPGWAYQVLHTLLACYQASAFAMAGIHAFVLLRHPGAAFHRKALSVALPLACVTALLQPFAGDLEAEHIAHAQPVKLAAAEGLFETQRGAPLSVGGLPDVETGTTPYAIEIPKGLSILAFRDPDAEVKGLNDFPRDEWPPVLKVHLAFQVMVGTGGLMALLAVVTLFLRWRHKAWPEGRRVLWGWLLCGPLGVVAMEAGWLVTEWGRQPWIIRGVMRTADAVTPVTHLAVPFWTFTLVYLFLGAMVVFLLVRQVAGTLPGRAPPSEVAHVH; encoded by the coding sequence ATGGATCTGCTCTACGCGCGTGCCCAGATGGGGCTGTCCCTCGCCTTTCACATCATCTTCGCGGCCGCGGGTATCGCGCTGCCCCTGTTGATGGTGCTCAGTGACGTGAAGGCCCGGAGGACGGGCGACGCGGACTACGTGGAGCTCAGCAAGAAGCTGGCGAAGGGCACGGCCATCCTCTTCGCGGTGGGGGCGGTGAGCGGCACGGTGCTGTCCTTCGAGCTGGGGCTGCTGTGGCCCGCGTTCATGGGGACATACGGAGAAGTGATAGGGCTGCCCTTCGCGCTGGAGGGGACGGCCTTCTTCACCGAGGCGGTGTTCCTCGGCATCTATCTGTACGGGAGGGAGCGGATACCGGCGGGGCTGCACCTCTTCTCGGGGGTGATGGTGGCGGTGAGCGGCGCGGCGAGCGCCTTCTTCGTCACGCTGGTGAACGCCTTCATGAACCACCCGGCGGGCTTCACGCCCACGGCGGGCGGGCCGGTGAACGTGGATCCGGTGGCGGCGATGTTCAGCCCGGGCTGGGCCTATCAGGTCCTGCACACGCTGCTCGCGTGTTACCAGGCCAGCGCCTTCGCCATGGCGGGCATCCACGCCTTCGTGCTGCTGCGGCACCCGGGAGCCGCCTTCCACCGCAAGGCGCTCTCCGTGGCGCTGCCGCTCGCGTGCGTCACCGCGCTGCTGCAGCCCTTCGCGGGAGACCTGGAGGCGGAGCACATCGCCCATGCGCAGCCGGTGAAGCTGGCGGCGGCGGAGGGCCTCTTCGAGACGCAGCGGGGCGCGCCCCTGAGCGTGGGCGGGCTGCCGGACGTGGAGACGGGTACCACGCCCTACGCCATCGAGATACCCAAGGGGCTGTCGATCCTGGCGTTCCGGGATCCGGACGCGGAGGTGAAGGGCCTGAACGACTTCCCTCGTGACGAGTGGCCGCCGGTGCTCAAGGTGCACCTGGCCTTCCAGGTCATGGTGGGCACGGGAGGGCTGATGGCGCTGCTGGCGGTGGTGACGCTCTTCCTGCGCTGGCGGCACAAGGCGTGGCCCGAGGGCCGGCGGGTGCTGTGGGGCTGGCTGCTGTGTGGACCGCTCGGGGTGGTGGCGATGGAGGCGGGGTGGCTCGTCACCGAGTGGGGACGCCAGCCGTGGATCATCCGCGGGGTGATGCGCACGGCGGACGCGGTGACGCCGGTGACGCACCTGGCGGTACCCTTCTGGACGTTCACGCTCGTCTATCTCTTCCTGGGGGCGATGGTGGTGTTCCTCCTGGTGCGGCAGGTGGCGGGCACGCTGCCGGGCCGCGCGCCCCCCTCGGAGGTGGCCCATGTCCACTGA
- a CDS encoding phage holin family protein: protein MELESERLERRQLESLSTAELIRHAIEEARLLARAEVLHAKKELREEVKAARTSGILLGAGAVLGLVGLAALLVAAGLALPLAQWLGVLLVGVFLVLLAGGLAFAGARRLPKKPLSHTQERLKTDIARTRETLQ from the coding sequence GTGGAACTCGAATCGGAGCGTCTGGAGCGCAGACAACTGGAGTCCCTGTCCACGGCGGAGCTCATCCGCCATGCCATCGAGGAAGCGCGGCTGCTGGCGCGCGCCGAGGTGCTGCACGCGAAGAAGGAGCTGCGGGAAGAGGTGAAGGCGGCGCGCACCTCCGGCATCCTCCTGGGCGCCGGTGCCGTGCTGGGGCTCGTGGGCCTGGCGGCCCTCCTCGTGGCGGCGGGCCTGGCGCTGCCGCTGGCCCAGTGGCTCGGCGTGCTGTTGGTGGGCGTCTTCCTGGTGCTGCTCGCGGGAGGCCTGGCATTCGCGGGCGCCAGGCGGCTGCCGAAGAAGCCCCTGTCCCACACCCAGGAACGGTTGAAGACGGACATCGCCCGCACCCGGGAGACACTGCAATGA
- a CDS encoding ADP-ribosylglycohydrolase family protein gives MSLTPAERQDRFHAAFLGLAIGDALGFPLRGIPPASLARLPGLAEDFAPRPRGKFAKGQFSDDTQLMLAAAESVIREGKVEGRSAAAHLAWLWQEGIILQPPKHLSEALQKLAQGTPWMSAGAPLGVKCHSVLSRAVVVGLFESKSKVRIRHDAGVLSVLTHKDPTCAAAAAAFAQAVALGLTTKEPLTPAAFCEELALSAAAHDKELAEELRHLPRLLTWDTARALGQLRKVSVPPSQLRGVDGLPPHVVPVLLTALYATLKVPHDFRQAVELTLRCGGEADVAAACTGALLGAHLGTAILPARLRKNVLYADTLLDAADRLFQARQVRETLATALAQQKRRR, from the coding sequence ATGTCGCTGACACCCGCCGAGCGCCAGGACAGGTTCCACGCCGCGTTCCTGGGACTCGCCATTGGGGATGCCCTGGGCTTTCCCCTGCGGGGCATCCCTCCGGCGAGTCTCGCGCGCCTGCCTGGACTGGCGGAGGACTTCGCGCCTCGGCCTCGGGGGAAGTTCGCCAAGGGCCAGTTCTCGGATGACACGCAGCTGATGCTGGCCGCGGCCGAGAGCGTCATCCGCGAGGGGAAGGTGGAGGGGCGCAGCGCGGCGGCGCACCTGGCGTGGCTGTGGCAGGAGGGCATCATCCTCCAGCCGCCCAAGCATCTGTCCGAGGCGCTGCAGAAGCTGGCGCAGGGCACGCCGTGGATGAGCGCGGGGGCGCCGCTGGGAGTGAAGTGCCACTCGGTGCTGAGCCGCGCGGTGGTGGTGGGCCTCTTCGAGAGCAAGAGCAAGGTGCGCATCCGCCACGACGCGGGCGTGCTGTCGGTGCTGACGCACAAGGACCCGACGTGCGCGGCGGCGGCGGCGGCCTTCGCGCAGGCGGTGGCGCTGGGGCTGACGACGAAGGAGCCCCTCACGCCCGCGGCGTTCTGCGAGGAGCTGGCACTCTCCGCGGCGGCGCATGACAAGGAGCTGGCCGAGGAGCTGCGGCACCTGCCACGGTTGCTGACGTGGGACACGGCGCGGGCGCTGGGGCAGCTGCGCAAGGTGAGCGTCCCGCCCAGCCAGCTGCGGGGCGTGGACGGGCTGCCGCCGCACGTGGTGCCGGTGCTGCTCACGGCGCTGTACGCGACCTTGAAGGTGCCGCACGACTTCCGGCAGGCGGTGGAGCTGACGCTGCGCTGCGGAGGCGAGGCGGACGTGGCCGCCGCCTGCACGGGCGCGCTGCTGGGCGCGCACCTGGGCACGGCCATCCTCCCGGCCCGGTTGCGCAAGAACGTGCTGTACGCGGACACGCTGCTGGACGCGGCGGACCGGCTCTTCCAGGCGAGGCAGGTGCGCGAGACGCTCGCCACCGCGCTGGCCCAGCAGAAGCGCCGCCGCTGA
- a CDS encoding RrF2 family transcriptional regulator — protein sequence MHLTLHADYALRVLLYLASNPDRVVSTGEVSDAYGISKHHLVRVMQGLGRHGFVEVRPGRAGGVILARPPSEISVGDVVRRMEPDFHVVECFDPETNKCPIVPACGLIGILNEATRAFQSSLDKYTLEDVLRRSPRKLSAYFLKPTADAGVG from the coding sequence GTGCATCTGACCCTTCACGCTGACTACGCGCTGCGCGTGCTGCTGTACCTGGCGTCCAACCCCGACAGGGTGGTCTCCACGGGCGAGGTGAGCGACGCCTATGGCATCTCCAAGCACCACCTCGTCCGGGTGATGCAGGGCCTGGGCCGGCATGGCTTCGTGGAGGTGCGGCCGGGGCGCGCGGGAGGGGTGATCCTCGCGCGGCCCCCGTCGGAGATCTCCGTGGGAGATGTGGTGCGCCGCATGGAGCCGGACTTCCACGTGGTGGAGTGCTTCGATCCCGAGACGAACAAGTGCCCCATCGTCCCGGCCTGCGGGCTCATCGGCATACTCAACGAGGCCACGCGCGCCTTCCAGTCCTCGTTGGACAAGTACACGCTGGAGGACGTCCTGCGCCGCAGCCCGCGCAAGCTGTCCGCCTATTTCCTCAAGCCCACGGCGGATGCCGGGGTCGGTTGA
- a CDS encoding 2Fe-2S iron-sulfur cluster-binding protein codes for MTRVKHEGQWYGLDEGESVLDGLLRGGVAVPHSCRAGACQSCLMRAERGDVPAKAQVGLKETLKAQGYFLACACRPDSELEVASAGADLRVSARIASLERLSDSVLCVRLRPEGGFEYRAGQYVSLLRADGLARSYSLASQPHEDTLELHVRRISGGRMSGWLFDEARPGDPVELQGPAGECFYVPGRPEQPLLLAGSGTGLAPLYGIVRDALAQGHTGPIWLFHGAVDASGLYLVDELRALQSRHPQLQYRPCVLRGPERVGVSVGALDALIKDACPRPAGWRAWLCGNPDLVLSLRKKLFLAGLSLKEIHADAFLPSTPPPQVGIGVTTSASDPSR; via the coding sequence ATGACGAGGGTGAAGCACGAGGGCCAGTGGTACGGGCTGGATGAGGGCGAGTCGGTGCTCGACGGACTGCTGCGGGGGGGCGTGGCGGTGCCGCACTCGTGCAGGGCGGGGGCCTGCCAGTCCTGTCTGATGCGGGCCGAGCGCGGAGACGTGCCGGCCAAGGCGCAGGTGGGGCTGAAGGAGACGCTGAAGGCCCAGGGCTACTTCCTCGCGTGTGCGTGCCGTCCGGACTCCGAGCTCGAGGTGGCGAGCGCCGGCGCGGACCTGCGGGTGTCCGCGCGCATCGCCTCGCTGGAGCGTCTGAGCGACAGCGTGCTGTGCGTGCGGCTGCGCCCCGAGGGAGGCTTCGAGTACCGGGCCGGCCAGTACGTGTCCCTGCTTCGAGCCGATGGCCTGGCCCGCAGCTACTCACTCGCGAGCCAGCCGCACGAGGACACGTTGGAGCTCCACGTCCGTCGGATTTCCGGAGGCCGCATGAGCGGGTGGCTCTTCGACGAGGCCCGGCCGGGAGATCCGGTGGAGCTCCAAGGACCCGCGGGTGAATGCTTCTACGTGCCGGGGCGGCCGGAGCAACCGTTGTTGCTGGCGGGGTCGGGCACGGGTCTGGCGCCGCTGTACGGTATCGTCCGGGACGCGCTGGCTCAGGGACACACCGGTCCCATCTGGCTCTTCCACGGTGCCGTCGATGCCTCCGGGCTGTACCTCGTGGACGAGCTGCGCGCCTTGCAGTCCCGTCACCCCCAGTTGCAGTACCGGCCTTGTGTTCTGAGAGGGCCGGAACGGGTGGGCGTCTCCGTCGGTGCGCTCGATGCGCTCATCAAGGATGCATGCCCCCGGCCGGCCGGCTGGCGCGCCTGGCTGTGCGGCAACCCGGACCTGGTGCTATCCCTGAGGAAGAAGCTCTTCCTCGCCGGACTGTCGCTCAAGGAGATCCATGCGGATGCGTTCCTTCCGAGTACACCTCCGCCGCAGGTGGGCATAGGGGTGACGACGAGTGCATCTGACCCTTCACGCTGA
- a CDS encoding group I truncated hemoglobin gives MQNSVAEKKPSSLYEQIGGEPAMSAAVELFYRKVLSDERISHFFEDVDMERQAAKQKAFLTMVCGGPVSYSGKDMRKGHAHLVKQGLNDTHFNAVAEHLGATLTELGVPAPLVEQVLKIAEGARADVLNR, from the coding sequence ATGCAGAACAGCGTCGCGGAGAAGAAGCCGTCCAGCCTGTACGAGCAGATTGGCGGAGAGCCGGCGATGAGCGCGGCGGTGGAGCTCTTCTACCGGAAGGTGCTGTCGGACGAGCGCATCAGCCACTTCTTCGAGGACGTGGACATGGAGCGCCAGGCGGCGAAGCAGAAGGCGTTCCTCACGATGGTGTGCGGAGGCCCTGTCTCCTACTCGGGCAAGGACATGCGCAAGGGGCACGCGCACCTGGTGAAGCAGGGGCTGAACGACACGCACTTCAACGCGGTGGCGGAGCACCTGGGCGCGACGCTGACGGAGCTGGGTGTGCCTGCGCCGCTGGTGGAGCAGGTGCTGAAGATCGCCGAGGGCGCTCGCGCGGACGTGCTCAACCGCTGA
- a CDS encoding F0F1 ATP synthase subunit epsilon, with protein sequence MAKLTVEIVTPEKRILSVQADEAIVPGGKGLFGVRPGHTPFLSLMEPGPLTLIDGGRREYYFVAGGFVEVSNDKVLVLADVAESVTGIDVEAARRRMQEAAERLKGMSADDVRFDIEQATVRRETARMSAASLR encoded by the coding sequence ATGGCCAAGCTGACGGTCGAGATTGTGACCCCCGAGAAGCGCATCCTGTCGGTGCAGGCGGACGAGGCGATCGTCCCCGGTGGCAAGGGCCTGTTCGGCGTGAGGCCGGGCCACACGCCGTTCCTGTCGCTGATGGAGCCGGGGCCGCTGACGCTCATCGACGGCGGGCGGCGCGAGTACTACTTCGTGGCGGGCGGCTTCGTCGAGGTGAGCAACGACAAGGTGCTGGTGCTGGCGGACGTGGCCGAGTCGGTGACGGGCATCGACGTGGAGGCGGCGCGGCGCCGGATGCAGGAGGCCGCCGAGCGGCTCAAGGGCATGTCGGCGGACGACGTGCGTTTCGACATCGAGCAGGCGACGGTGCGCCGCGAGACGGCGCGCATGAGCGCGGCCTCGCTGCGCTAA
- the atpD gene encoding F0F1 ATP synthase subunit beta, giving the protein MSAQVPTVGKVTQVLGPVVDVEFPPGGLPEVFTALKVTNPNISAGQNNLTIEVAQHLGENTVRCIAMDSTDGIGRGQPVTNTGAPIQAPVGKATLGRILNVTGDPVDEKGPVAAKETWPIHRQPPPFTEQDVRVQMFETGIKVIDLLAPYTRGGKIGLFGGAGVGKTVLLQELIRNVAVERGGFSVFAGVGERTREGNDLYHEMQDSKVIKIDNLEESQVVLVYGQMNEPPGARARVALTALTIAEYFRDVEGRDVLLFIDNIFRFTQAGSEVSALLGRIPSAVGYQPTLATEMGGLQERITSTTKGSVTSVQAIYVPADDLTDPAPATAFAHLDATTVLNRAISELGIYPAVDPLDSTSRILSPDVVGQEHYTVARRVQGVLQRYKELQDIIAILGMDELSEDDKLVVARARKIQRFLSQPFFVATVFTGAPGKYVKLQDTIQGFKEICDGKHDDIPESAFYMVGGIDEALEKARKMAAA; this is encoded by the coding sequence ATGAGCGCTCAAGTTCCGACGGTAGGTAAGGTGACCCAGGTTCTCGGTCCTGTGGTCGACGTGGAGTTCCCGCCCGGTGGGCTCCCCGAGGTGTTCACCGCCCTCAAGGTGACCAACCCCAACATCAGCGCGGGGCAGAACAACCTCACCATCGAGGTGGCGCAGCACCTGGGTGAGAACACCGTGCGCTGCATCGCCATGGACTCCACGGACGGTATCGGCCGTGGCCAGCCGGTGACGAACACGGGCGCGCCCATCCAGGCGCCGGTGGGCAAGGCCACCCTGGGCCGCATCCTCAACGTGACCGGCGATCCGGTGGACGAGAAGGGCCCCGTGGCCGCCAAGGAGACCTGGCCCATCCACCGCCAGCCGCCCCCGTTCACCGAGCAGGACGTGCGCGTCCAGATGTTCGAGACGGGCATCAAGGTCATCGACCTGCTGGCCCCCTACACCCGTGGCGGGAAGATCGGCCTGTTCGGCGGCGCCGGCGTGGGCAAGACGGTGCTCCTGCAGGAGCTCATCCGCAACGTGGCCGTGGAGCGCGGTGGCTTCTCCGTGTTCGCCGGCGTGGGCGAGCGCACCCGCGAGGGCAACGACCTGTATCACGAGATGCAGGACTCCAAGGTCATCAAGATCGACAACCTGGAGGAGAGCCAGGTGGTGCTGGTGTACGGGCAGATGAACGAGCCGCCCGGCGCCCGCGCCCGCGTGGCCCTCACCGCCCTGACCATCGCGGAGTACTTCCGCGACGTCGAGGGGCGTGACGTGCTCCTCTTCATCGACAACATCTTCCGGTTCACCCAGGCCGGTTCCGAGGTGTCCGCCCTCCTGGGCCGCATCCCGAGCGCCGTGGGTTACCAGCCCACGCTGGCCACGGAGATGGGCGGTCTGCAGGAGCGCATCACCTCCACCACCAAGGGCTCGGTCACCTCGGTGCAGGCCATCTACGTGCCCGCCGACGACCTGACGGACCCGGCGCCCGCCACCGCGTTCGCCCACCTGGACGCGACGACGGTGCTCAACCGCGCCATCTCCGAGCTGGGCATCTACCCGGCCGTGGATCCGCTCGACTCCACCAGCCGCATCCTGTCGCCGGACGTCGTGGGCCAGGAGCACTACACGGTGGCCCGCCGCGTCCAGGGCGTGCTCCAGCGCTACAAGGAGCTGCAGGACATCATCGCCATCCTCGGCATGGACGAGCTGTCCGAGGACGACAAGCTGGTGGTGGCGCGCGCCCGGAAGATCCAGCGCTTCCTCTCGCAGCCCTTCTTCGTGGCCACGGTGTTCACCGGCGCCCCGGGCAAGTACGTGAAGCTCCAGGACACCATCCAGGGCTTCAAGGAGATCTGCGACGGCAAGCACGACGACATCCCCGAGTCGGCGTTCTACATGGTGGGCGGCATCGACGAGGCGCTGGAGAAGGCCCGTAAGATGGCGGCGGCCTAG
- the atpG gene encoding ATP synthase F1 subunit gamma, protein MASLRDIRKRIRSVKNTRQITKAMKMVAAAKLRKAQDAIIAARPYAQMLDQIISDLVTRSQGEGLAHPLLTSRPVRKVELLLLTSDRGLAGGFNSNVIRRASRFLYENSGMDVEVSTVGRKGNDFFRQRGQKMRKDFGQLYQRLDYLHASQVAEEMSARFLKGEVDAVYVIYNEFLSAISQKVTVAQLLPLQTLSVEAPKAVQAAPETATPALVDFKYEPGRQDVLDRLVPQAVSIKLYRSLLESVASEHGARMSAMENATSNATDMIAALSLTYNRTRQAVITKELMEIVSGAEALK, encoded by the coding sequence ATGGCGTCCCTTCGCGACATTCGCAAGCGCATCCGCTCGGTGAAGAACACGCGGCAGATCACCAAGGCGATGAAGATGGTGGCCGCCGCGAAGCTGCGCAAGGCGCAGGACGCCATCATCGCCGCCCGGCCCTACGCGCAGATGCTGGACCAGATCATCTCCGACCTGGTGACGCGCTCCCAGGGCGAGGGCCTGGCGCACCCGCTGCTCACCTCGCGCCCGGTGCGCAAGGTGGAGCTGCTGCTGCTGACCTCGGACCGCGGTCTGGCCGGTGGCTTCAACTCCAACGTCATCCGTCGCGCCAGCCGCTTCCTCTACGAGAACAGCGGCATGGACGTCGAGGTGTCCACCGTCGGCCGCAAGGGCAACGACTTCTTCCGCCAGCGCGGCCAGAAGATGCGCAAGGACTTCGGCCAGCTCTACCAGCGGCTGGACTACCTCCACGCCTCCCAGGTGGCCGAGGAGATGAGCGCCCGCTTCCTCAAGGGCGAGGTGGACGCCGTCTACGTCATCTACAACGAGTTCCTGTCCGCCATCAGCCAGAAGGTGACGGTGGCCCAGCTGCTGCCGCTGCAGACGCTGTCGGTGGAGGCCCCCAAGGCCGTCCAGGCCGCTCCGGAGACGGCCACCCCGGCGCTGGTGGACTTCAAGTACGAGCCGGGCCGCCAGGACGTGCTCGATCGGCTGGTGCCCCAGGCGGTATCCATCAAGCTGTACCGCTCCCTGCTGGAGAGCGTCGCCAGCGAGCACGGCGCGCGCATGAGCGCTATGGAAAACGCCACCAGCAACGCCACGGACATGATCGCCGCCCTGTCGCTCACGTACAACCGCACGCGCCAGGCCGTCATCACCAAGGAGCTGATGGAGATCGTGTCCGGTGCCGAGGCTCTGAAGTAG